The Festucalex cinctus isolate MCC-2025b chromosome 12, RoL_Fcin_1.0, whole genome shotgun sequence genome segment TCTAACTTTTCAcactatgcattttttttaacactataaAATGTTAATTACGTGAAAATTTAAGCTTTCAATCTACAAAAGAGCTATTAAAGACGAAATGTAAATTTTGAAAATTTGACCTACACAATTTTGCATTGTATCAGAATACTTGAGTTTCAACTCGTTTTGCTTTGGCAGGTCCCATGTCTTGCTTCagttttgtattttactttttccaaCTTTTGAATATTAATCcaaattgttgatttaaaaaaatagctggTGCTGAATCCTTTTGCCTAGACCTAGTATAAAGTTTGTGGTCTTGGCAAATATCTCAAGTCACTGCCTTAAGccttccagcaggtggcagcattaCTATTGGGTTTGGCACTTGCTGTGCTTGTATGTTGAACACTGTTACCAAGCAACCAGCTGGGGCAGCATGTCAGAGTTGCACCAGGCAGCTGCAGCGGGGGATTACGATCAGGTCCAGGAGATCTTGAGGCGCAGGAAATGTGACCCCAATCAGCGAGATGTGGACTGGGGCAATAAGACGCCTCTACACTGGGCTGTAGCCAAAGGTAACAATTATTAGGATAAAATCTCGTCTCACCTGTACTCCCTCAAGTAGCCCACGATTGTTCAATTTGCCCCCCCCACCTTCTATGTAGGAGACGTGGAAACGGCGAGGCTTCTCATCGAGCATGGAGCCCGGCCCTGCCTGAGGACAGAGCTGGGTAGGACCGCGGCGCATTTTGCCGCTGAGGCTGGTTCCCTGGCAGTCCTGAGGCTGCTGCACTCCTTCCATGCCCCCCTGGACAAGGAGGATGCTGGCGGCGACAAACCGGTGCGGATCGCCCAAATCTACGGACACCAGGAGTGTGTCACATTCCTTAAGaagtaagactttttatttaaaaacaaaaacaaaaaaaaacaagctacaTCTGTCCCATTGGTCTTACTGTAATTCATCTTGTTGGGTTCTTGTGCCTGGGTTCCACAATTGGATTTATATGAAAGATTCAATGACGGTATATTTGGATTTTTATGCTTCtgattgttattttgttttacttgtGCATTGTAAATTAGATATTGCCTGTCTATAGTGAACCAATTAGGACCTGGAGAGAGCACTTTTACTACTGCAAAATTATGACTATTGTTACATCCTTAATAAttatcacattttctttttgtctcattttggcattttattgttgtttcagGGCAGAGCCAGAGGGGAAGGCATACCGCAAAATAGTGGCTAATAAAGGGCTTTCTGTGGATGACACTGATGAAGTGTGGGAAAAACAATGTGAAGACCAACGTGAAGGGAAAATAGGATCTGTGACAAAATAGTCTTTCCCAGACTTTTAAAGCCCTTTCAATGTCTCTAAaaaactctcacacacacaaagcctGTTTGTAGCCCTCAATGGTTATTCATGCACACgagttaaaaaattaaaatgaaaaagctcACATTTAGCCCTTTTTAATTGTGTGGCGAAAAAGACACTATGAAATGAAAATTCACAAAACCATCTGTGGGGATCTTTTAAGTTTCTTGGTCTGAGTTAGCTATTTTAATGTAACTGTAAAAGTTCAAGTGATGCATCATACAGTAATTTGCTTCAATTTTGATAAGACAACTATAAGACTCAAAAACTTAAATGTCAAGAGCTTGTTAAAACTGAGATTCAaagatgaatttaaaaaaaaatggcatgacAATCccattttatgttttcatttggaATTTGGAGAGCATTTGGGTGAATATGTTTTATATGCAAATCGTTTGTATGGAAAATACAGGTGCTCCTCAAAACAGATTGTACAATATTATATGTAAAGGAAATAAACTTGTCTCcgtttcgagtccaggctcggaccttcctgggtggaatttgcatgttctccgcctactccggtctcctcccacattccaaagacatgcatggcaggttaattgggcgctccgaattgaccctaggtgtgcgtgtgagtgtggatggttgttcgtctctgtgtgccctgcgattggttggcaaccagtccagggtgtcccccgcctactgcccagagccagctgagataggcgccagcagcccccgcgacccttgtgaggaataagcggtcaagaaaatggatggatggatggaaataaacttgttaaaaatggagaatcagtttttttttgttttttttttttaatattgcggaaTATACAATAACCGTTCTTATCAATGACAAACCAATGACTGAATCAATTGTTTACTatacataaaaacataaaacaacatatACTAGGTCTTGATAGCTTTTTGGTAACGAGAAAACTATGGAATCGATGAACTGCTTGACTTCGCAATGGAAAGCAATGAAAAAAGTTTTCCTATGTATGAATTTACATTTATggatgtaaaataataaaaataaaaaaaacaacataagttTCCTTGGGCTTTAACTTATTTCTTTTAAAGTCATATAGACCAAACAGTACATCCTTCCAAAACAGTTCAAAATCTCTATCAATCTTTTCAGCAATAAATTTACAAAGACAATCTTCTCAGTTTCTGCGACCTGCAATCAGCTATATTACAGTTGTCTAAAGGGGCTCGCTCTACTGATCCACATAAGTCCGGTAGGTGGTAGTAATGCACCTCAGCGCTCCTTGCCAAACGCAGTTCAAATcgaacaagatttttttttttttaaatatacctttacttaaaaccaaactaaactaaacttcaATATAATATTAGTATATAACTTAAATAAATTCACATAACACGGCAGGGAAGTTACAAACGGTATAAAAGCCAAATAAAAGAGATGCAGATGTTGGGAGACGTCTTCCGGGCTTTCCATTCTGGTGGGCGGGGCTTCCATCGATGACAAGCAGGCAGCCGCTAAAATCAAACCGAGTTGCAAAATAACCGTCACACAAACAAGAAGTTAGAATTTTAGCGAAAAAATAAAGTGACGGTCCTACTGTCAACATGGAGGCAGCTAAAGGTAAAACTCACCCGTGTGCCGTTTACTAACACTAAGAGGTTACCGTGAAGTTTATACGGTCGTTTACGTTTACCAATTTTTGCTCATGCTAAAGAGTCTGCACGCGCCATTTTGTACAACTCTCTCGGGTTAAAGTGATAAATGTGGTCCGCAggagttttagttttaaatcaCCTGAGTGCGCTGGAGGCTCAAGCGAGGAGTCGCCGAGTTCGGCCCCGGCAGCGGAGTCGCGTGGAGGAGCTGCGGGCTCGCGTGAAGGCACTGACCGCCCAGAGGGACCGGCTAAAGGCAGAGATCTCCGTACACAAGGTGAAAATAGAATCCATTACTGGAACTACAGTACAATACAGCATTATCACTTGTTTACAGCACGCTGATAAACAGTTCCTGTTAGTTTGGAACTcacttattttaaatgtatacagtTGTGGACCACTGCAAACTATAAGCATAATAAGAAACTCATTGGTgcaagtgacattttttttttagtttagtatATTCTGTCCTTTTTTCCAATTAATCAATGCatcggattaaaaaaaaatccatacattttatttaaaacgtTACAAATGGAGTATGAGTCAATGATTCAGTGACTTGATTGGGCAGTCAAATTTCAGgaaatgggcaaaaaatgttggatcagttgttttacacaaaatagCAAATGTTTACAAGTATCGTATTCTGATTACAGGATCCCTGTGGATCCCCGAAAAGTTTTAAAAGGCATTGAATCCATTAATCTAAAAACAAGGCCTTAATTGGCATTATGTCATAAACCAGTCTTTCAAAACGCTTAAAAATGTTAGCACaagtattttataattgtgtataTAGCCTCAATCTCAAAGTCCTGATTTTCTCAGAATAATTGACAAGAATATTgcgattttatttttacaggagTAATGTAATGTTGATATTAAGAACCATGATACAAACATGGTTTTGTCCTTTTTAAGGACGGTTACTCATTacaaaattatgactttttttcaccAGCCTTTCCttcaaaaatacaactttgttCTTGATGATGACTGGTTAATCAtagatttatatttattaactAATATCAATGTCATGCTCAGGACATTGAAAAACGTAAGATGCGACTGAAAAATCGGtgtgcagaagaagaagaaatggagaCTGAAGACGGTGAAAATGAACAACTTCTGCAGCTGATGGCCAAGCAAATGCAGCTGAAAGAACTTCTGTATGCTCATCACATTATTGGTACGCTTCCATTACGTACTACTTGGGCACAGCAATATGgctgtaaaataaaatctttttgctttgtttcataCCCTAACCAATAATACCATAGTTAAACATGTTTGTTTCCTTTTCAGAAATTTTATTTGCTAGTtacttttgggaaaaaaaagagcagatgTCAGATGCCTTAGAAGCCAGAACAGTACTGACAAACTTGAATTAAGCGATGATGattaattgcccagccctaatttgtACTATTAATTAATGGTGGTGCGATGCAACTTTTTCTTCTATTACTAGGTGGCTATGACATCAACAAGACCCGCAGGGggaaaggtgtgtgtgtgacccTGTCGACAGCCTACGAGGGCGCTTACCTGGACACGTACAACCTGGAGTTGGACACGAAGCCGACGCTGAGGATCAGTCGCCACAACGTGCCGCCCTTCATCCCGCTTGGCGACATCTGCGAGCGGGCAGACCTGCGAGATGACCTCAGGGGCTTCCTGGACACGCTCAGCACACACCTAAACGCCTTCGTGGGCCGTAGGCAGCAGCTGAAGCTTGTTAAGGTGACTTTCCTGGAGCCTTTTTTCTCACAGACACTGCagaattgtgctttttttaaatgtatttataaaaatatcaaacatttaaagaacatttttacagttaattaaaaaaaaatacaacacaagtaatttttttcttgattgTCTTTGACTGTtagatgttttttaattttaatctaatatatatgtgtatatatatatatatatatatatatatatatatatatttatttattattattattattattattttaaaataagtaTTCCTTTATTATTAGAGGTCTCTTGATATTAAGAGTCCTGATTGGTGAAAATATAAgaccatttattcattttcatttatttatttatttatttatttattggggtgggggtggagggggggggggttcaagtACTGGGCACTGGGTCACTTTTTGTATAGGTGCTACTTGTCCCAATGCTTTTGTCATGTTATGGTGTAGCAGAAGTGTGGCCTTGTTCACTCAGGAGCTCCATCCGTCAGTGACGGTGATGGAGAGCAACATGCTGTGTTCCATCCTGGTACTCATGCTGAGCACGACAAGACAGAAGAAGACACTGCTCTGCACTTTGAACTACACAGACCACAGCAGATGTCTGCCCACGGAGGTCCGCTTTGAGTGTAAAGGTGGGTTATTAAAAGGAGACTATGTCCCTTGTGCCACATTTGCACTTTTCCAAAACATTTCCCATGCCCAGGTgtcttaataaaataaaataccctaCAAATCAACTAGCATACTTTTACACCCTTTTCGagcttttttttggtaattattattattttatttagcctCTTTGGAGGCCCTGTTATGGCTTTTGTTACCGTGACAACAAGACATGAGCTAAGCTGTGGATCTCCTCAAATAGTGTACGATCCAGACCAGCACAGTGTATTGGTACTTGGAACATCTGCTTCACAGTATCTGAGcttttgggtttgaatctcaaaaTGCTTCCTCTCACAATGCAAACACATACATGTTAAAAAGATAATGAGTCATGTGTGGAGGAATTTGGGGATTAGATAATTTGTGTTGGTCAGAGAGTAGACACCTTTTCAGGAATAGCACGCTCACAAAAGAGTTTCAGTAATCGACTGAATCATTTTGCACATTATAATACGGTAGCTTGGCATAGTTTGCCATAGGTTTCACTTCATTTTgtctttagtttttatttatttatttattttttttattttattttttttattaaatctgTTTTAAGTAGTTTTTAGGAGCGggttgttagtttttgtatgctttgttttagttttttagtttcaatattagtcACCAAGTAttgtaaaataaactaaactccCAAAATGTCTTCTTTCTTCTGTGCCGTAAAGTAATGCTAAATTAATTGACATAGTTGAAAACAAAGGATATTTTCACTATAGATAtacttttatttagtttgataaacataacatgtaatttcagttgtatatatattttttataaacactctgttttcaatttaagtggtatttatttttgtcagtttACTTTACTAACCTTGTTTCACACCCGAGTAGGTTAGCACCCAACTATTTGTGTAGAAGCTATTGAAAAGtctattgattctttttttttttagcattcaattcttaaaataaatagattttccaaaataaaggccttaattatgcttaaaagtgatacttgactcctaagtcttttgttgaaaggTTTTAATGAtgccacaaacacacaaatgtgatcaaaatgacttaaaaaaaaaaatcaatttggaaAAATGTTACCCCCTGATCACTTGAATAATTGATAACGAAATGGTTTAACAACTTACACTTAAAACGATTAACCTGTGTTGTCTTTTTCTAGATAAGAAGCTTCTGGAGTCTACCGAGTGGAAAAACAGCTACAAGCTTCTCATGGAGATGCCACTTCACAGAGCTTTGGGCACCATGAAAAACATGGTCTTCATCTGTTAGGCTTCGTCTACAGTCCCGTTTATCGTTTTGTCCCGGAGCCTCTGGATGAATTCCGTCACCTTCTCGCGCAAGCGCTCCCTCTGGAGGAGCCTCATCTTCTCCACCTGCTCCCGAGCCTCCCGCCGCCGCCTCTCCGCCTCCCTTTCCGATATGATGTCGATGGCGGCGATGCTTTTCACTTGCACAAACGACAAGCTCCTCCGCAGCAGGCGACCTCGCCCGCTGCCCGGCGGGGGTGCCGACACGGACCTCGGAACTTCGCCGTCCACACGGCTGACTATTTCCTTCATGGCCACGCCGACTGTGGCCTTGGGCACGCAGGCCTTCACCATCCCCACTCGCCTGCGTTCACTTGTCAGCCAGCGTTGTCGTCGTTGCAGCATTCGCTGCGTGCACCTGAACTCTTTTTCCAGAAGGTCCAGCTTGACACGAAGCTTTCGTTCATCCTTCTGGTTCAACAACCTTAGCTGCGCTGCTCTTTGCTCCATTAGTCCTTAAGAAGTATTTCTGTTCATGCGTAATTTTGTTTCCGTGTGTTCCCCGACGAAAGCCGTTGGCTGCTATGGCTCTGTCACTGCATGTAATGTAATATATGTGACCTATTGTGTTTGAGGTTGT includes the following:
- the ankrd66 gene encoding ankyrin repeat domain-containing protein 66, with amino-acid sequence MSELHQAAAAGDYDQVQEILRRRKCDPNQRDVDWGNKTPLHWAVAKGDVETARLLIEHGARPCLRTELGRTAAHFAAEAGSLAVLRLLHSFHAPLDKEDAGGDKPVRIAQIYGHQECVTFLKKAEPEGKAYRKIVANKGLSVDDTDEVWEKQCEDQREGKIGSVTK
- the cenpo gene encoding centromere protein O isoform X2; this encodes MEAAKGVLVLNHLSALEAQARSRRVRPRQRSRVEELRARVKALTAQRDRLKAEISVHKDIEKRKMRLKNRCAEEEEMETEDGENEQLLQLMAKQMQLKELLYAHHIIGGYDINKTRRGKGVCVTLSTAYEGAYLDTYNLELDTKPTLRISRHNVPPFIPLGDICERADLRDDLRGFLDTLSTHLNAFVGRRQQLKLVKLHPSVTVMESNMLCSILVLMLSTTRQKKTLLCTLNYTDHSRCLPTEVRFECKDKKLLESTEWKNSYKLLMEMPLHRALGTMKNMVFIC
- the cenpo gene encoding centromere protein O isoform X1 — translated: MEAAKGVLVLNHLSALEAQARSRRVRPRQRSRVEELRARVKALTAQRDRLKAEISVHKDIEKRKMRLKNRCAEEEEMETEDGENEQLLQLMAKQMQLKELLYAHHIIGGYDINKTRRGKGVCVTLSTAYEGAYLDTYNLELDTKPTLRISRHNVPPFIPLGDICERADLRDDLRGFLDTLSTHLNAFVGRRQQLKLVKELHPSVTVMESNMLCSILVLMLSTTRQKKTLLCTLNYTDHSRCLPTEVRFECKDKKLLESTEWKNSYKLLMEMPLHRALGTMKNMVFIC